A window of Nomascus leucogenys isolate Asia chromosome X, Asia_NLE_v1, whole genome shotgun sequence contains these coding sequences:
- the ZNF81 gene encoding zinc finger protein 81 isoform X2 encodes MLENYSHLLSVGFKVPKPEVIFKLEQGEGPWTLEGEAPHQSCSDGKFGIKPSQTRISGKSTFHSEMEGEDTRDDSLYSILEELWQDAEQIKRCQEKHNKLLSRTTFLNKKILNTEWDYEYKDIGKFVHPNPNLILSQKRPHKRDSFGKSFKHNLDLHIHNKSNAAKNLDKTIGHGQVFTQNSSYSHHENTHTGVKFCERNQCGKVLSLKHSLSQNVKFPIGEKANTCTEFGKIFTQRSHFFAPQKIHTVEKPHELSKCVNVFTQKPLLSIYLRVHRDEKLYICTKCGKAFIQNSELIMHEKTHTREKPYKCNECGKSFFQVSSLLRHQTTHTGEKLFECSECGKGFSLNSALNIHQKIHTGERHHKCSECGKAFTQKSTLRMHQRIHTGERSYICTQCGQAFIQKAHLIAHQRIHTGEKPYECSDCGKSFPSKSQLQMHKRIHTGEKPYICTECGKAFTNRSNLNTHQKSHTGEKSYICAECGKAFTDRSNFNKHQTIHTGEKPYVCADCGRAFIQKSELITHQRIHTTEKPYKCPDCEKSFSKKPHLKVHQRIHTGEKPYICAECGKAFTDRSNFNKHQTIHTGDKPYKCSDCGKGFTQKSVLSMHRNIHT; translated from the exons ATGTTGGAGAACTACAGCCACCTGCTCTCAGTGG GGTTCAAAGTTCCTAAACCAGAGGTCATCTTCAAGTTGGAGCAAGGAGAGGGGCCATGGACATTGGAAGGGGAAGCCCCACATCAGAGCTGTTCAG atGGGAAATTTGGAATTAAGCCTTCCCAGACGAGAATTTCTGGAAAATCTACATTTCATAGTGAAATGGAGGGTGAAGATACAAGAGATGATTCATTATACTCTATTTTAGAAGAATTGTGGCAAGATGCTGAACAGATAAAGAGATGTCAGGAAAAACACAACAAACTTCTGAGTCGCACCACTTTCCtcaataagaaaatattgaataCAGAGTGGGATTATGAATATAAAGACATTGGAAAATTTGTTCACCCAAACCCAAATCTCATTCTTTCACAGAAAAGACCCCATAAACGTGATTCATTTGGGAAGAGTTTTAAGCATAATTTAGACTTACATATTCATAATAAAAGCAATGCAGCAAAGAACCTGGATAAAACTATTGGGCATGGTCAAGTTTTTACCCAGAACTCTTCTTATAGTCACCACGAAAATACACATACAGGAGTGAAGTTCTGTGAACGTAATCAATGTGGAAAAGTCCTCAGCCTCAAACACTCACTCAGTCAAAATGTGAAATTTCCCATTGGCGAGAAGGCAAACACATGTACTGAATTTGGGAAGATCTTCACCCAGAGGTCACATTTCTTTGCTCCTCAGAAAATTCATACTGTAGAAAAACCTCATGAGCTTAGCAAATGTGTAAATGTTTTTACACAGAAGCCACTACTCAGTATATATCTGAGAGTTCATAGAGATGAAAAACTCTACATATGTACTAaatgtgggaaggccttcatCCAGAATTCAGAATTAATTATGCATGAGAAAACTCATACTagagagaaaccctataaatgcaatgaatgtgggaaatcATTTTTCCAGGTGTCATCTCTACTCAGGCATCAGACaactcatactggagaaaaactcTTTGAATGCAGTGAATGTGGTAAAGGCTTCTCCCTGAACTCAGCCCTCAATATACATCAgaaaattcacactggagagagaCATCACAAATGCAGtgagtgtgggaaagcctttaccCAAAAATCAACACTCAGGAtgcatcagagaattcatacaggAGAGAGGTCCTATATCTGTACTCAATGTGGGCAGGCCTTCATCCAGAAGGCACACTTGATTGCACATcaaagaattcacactggagagaagccttaTGAATGCAGTGACTGTGGGAAATCTTTCCCTTCTAAGTCACAACTCCAGATGCATAAGAGAattcacacaggagagaaaccctatatATGCACTGAATGTGGGAAGGCTTTCACCAACAGGTCAAATCTCAATACTCACCAGAAGTCTCATACTGGAGAGAAGTCTTATATATGTGCtgaatgtgggaaggccttcaCCGACAGGTCAAATTTCAATAAACACCAGAccattcacactggagagaaaccatatgTTTGTGCTGATTGTGGGAGGGCCTTCATCCAGAAGTCAGAGTTGATTacacatcagagaattcatactacAGAGAAACCTTATAAATGTCCTGACTGTGAGAAATCCTTCTCCAAGAAACCACATCTCAAAGTACATCAACGAATTCACACAGGGGAGAAACCAtatatatgtgcagaatgtgggaaagccttcactGATAGGTCAAATTTCAATAAACATCAGACAATTCATACTGGAGATAAACCGTATAAATGCAGTGACTGTGGAAAAGGGTTCACCCAGAAATCAGTTCTCAGTATGCATCGCAATATTCATACATGA
- the ZNF81 gene encoding zinc finger protein 81 isoform X1, whose protein sequence is MPANEDAPQPGEHGSACEVSVSFEDVTVDFSREEWQQLDSTQRRLYQDVMLENYSHLLSVGFKVPKPEVIFKLEQGEGPWTLEGEAPHQSCSDGKFGIKPSQTRISGKSTFHSEMEGEDTRDDSLYSILEELWQDAEQIKRCQEKHNKLLSRTTFLNKKILNTEWDYEYKDIGKFVHPNPNLILSQKRPHKRDSFGKSFKHNLDLHIHNKSNAAKNLDKTIGHGQVFTQNSSYSHHENTHTGVKFCERNQCGKVLSLKHSLSQNVKFPIGEKANTCTEFGKIFTQRSHFFAPQKIHTVEKPHELSKCVNVFTQKPLLSIYLRVHRDEKLYICTKCGKAFIQNSELIMHEKTHTREKPYKCNECGKSFFQVSSLLRHQTTHTGEKLFECSECGKGFSLNSALNIHQKIHTGERHHKCSECGKAFTQKSTLRMHQRIHTGERSYICTQCGQAFIQKAHLIAHQRIHTGEKPYECSDCGKSFPSKSQLQMHKRIHTGEKPYICTECGKAFTNRSNLNTHQKSHTGEKSYICAECGKAFTDRSNFNKHQTIHTGEKPYVCADCGRAFIQKSELITHQRIHTTEKPYKCPDCEKSFSKKPHLKVHQRIHTGEKPYICAECGKAFTDRSNFNKHQTIHTGDKPYKCSDCGKGFTQKSVLSMHRNIHT, encoded by the exons GTATCAGTGTCATTTGAGGATGTGACTGTGGACTTCAGTAGAGAGGAGTGGCAGCAACTGGACTCTACTCAAAGACGCCTGTACCAGGATGTAATGTTGGAGAACTACAGCCACCTGCTCTCAGTGG GGTTCAAAGTTCCTAAACCAGAGGTCATCTTCAAGTTGGAGCAAGGAGAGGGGCCATGGACATTGGAAGGGGAAGCCCCACATCAGAGCTGTTCAG atGGGAAATTTGGAATTAAGCCTTCCCAGACGAGAATTTCTGGAAAATCTACATTTCATAGTGAAATGGAGGGTGAAGATACAAGAGATGATTCATTATACTCTATTTTAGAAGAATTGTGGCAAGATGCTGAACAGATAAAGAGATGTCAGGAAAAACACAACAAACTTCTGAGTCGCACCACTTTCCtcaataagaaaatattgaataCAGAGTGGGATTATGAATATAAAGACATTGGAAAATTTGTTCACCCAAACCCAAATCTCATTCTTTCACAGAAAAGACCCCATAAACGTGATTCATTTGGGAAGAGTTTTAAGCATAATTTAGACTTACATATTCATAATAAAAGCAATGCAGCAAAGAACCTGGATAAAACTATTGGGCATGGTCAAGTTTTTACCCAGAACTCTTCTTATAGTCACCACGAAAATACACATACAGGAGTGAAGTTCTGTGAACGTAATCAATGTGGAAAAGTCCTCAGCCTCAAACACTCACTCAGTCAAAATGTGAAATTTCCCATTGGCGAGAAGGCAAACACATGTACTGAATTTGGGAAGATCTTCACCCAGAGGTCACATTTCTTTGCTCCTCAGAAAATTCATACTGTAGAAAAACCTCATGAGCTTAGCAAATGTGTAAATGTTTTTACACAGAAGCCACTACTCAGTATATATCTGAGAGTTCATAGAGATGAAAAACTCTACATATGTACTAaatgtgggaaggccttcatCCAGAATTCAGAATTAATTATGCATGAGAAAACTCATACTagagagaaaccctataaatgcaatgaatgtgggaaatcATTTTTCCAGGTGTCATCTCTACTCAGGCATCAGACaactcatactggagaaaaactcTTTGAATGCAGTGAATGTGGTAAAGGCTTCTCCCTGAACTCAGCCCTCAATATACATCAgaaaattcacactggagagagaCATCACAAATGCAGtgagtgtgggaaagcctttaccCAAAAATCAACACTCAGGAtgcatcagagaattcatacaggAGAGAGGTCCTATATCTGTACTCAATGTGGGCAGGCCTTCATCCAGAAGGCACACTTGATTGCACATcaaagaattcacactggagagaagccttaTGAATGCAGTGACTGTGGGAAATCTTTCCCTTCTAAGTCACAACTCCAGATGCATAAGAGAattcacacaggagagaaaccctatatATGCACTGAATGTGGGAAGGCTTTCACCAACAGGTCAAATCTCAATACTCACCAGAAGTCTCATACTGGAGAGAAGTCTTATATATGTGCtgaatgtgggaaggccttcaCCGACAGGTCAAATTTCAATAAACACCAGAccattcacactggagagaaaccatatgTTTGTGCTGATTGTGGGAGGGCCTTCATCCAGAAGTCAGAGTTGATTacacatcagagaattcatactacAGAGAAACCTTATAAATGTCCTGACTGTGAGAAATCCTTCTCCAAGAAACCACATCTCAAAGTACATCAACGAATTCACACAGGGGAGAAACCAtatatatgtgcagaatgtgggaaagccttcactGATAGGTCAAATTTCAATAAACATCAGACAATTCATACTGGAGATAAACCGTATAAATGCAGTGACTGTGGAAAAGGGTTCACCCAGAAATCAGTTCTCAGTATGCATCGCAATATTCATACATGA